Proteins co-encoded in one Flavobacterium fluviale genomic window:
- a CDS encoding mevalonate kinase family protein, whose product MKGPLFYSKILLFGEYGIIRDSKGLSIPYNFYNGALKKSEEPSAEAIASNASLRRYTTYLDALQTEQPELVTFDLLSLKNDVETGMYFDSSIPQGYGVGSSGALVAAIYDKYATDKITVLENLTREKLLHLKNVFSQMESFFHGKSSGLDPLNSYLSIPILINSKDNIEATGIPTQSFDGKGAVFLLDSGIVGETAPMVNIFMENLKDKGFRAMLKNQFVKYTDACVENFLHGDMTSLFTNTKKLSKVVLNHFKPMIPEQFHGIWQHGIDTNDYYLKLCGSGGGGYILGFTEDLERAKASLKDYKLEVVYQF is encoded by the coding sequence ATGAAAGGACCATTATTTTACTCAAAAATATTACTCTTTGGAGAATACGGAATTATCCGAGACTCTAAAGGACTTTCTATTCCTTATAATTTTTATAATGGTGCATTGAAGAAATCCGAAGAACCTTCGGCGGAAGCAATTGCATCAAACGCAAGTTTGAGACGTTACACAACTTATCTTGATGCCTTACAGACTGAACAGCCTGAATTGGTTACATTCGATTTGCTGTCTTTAAAAAATGATGTTGAAACCGGAATGTATTTTGATTCTAGTATTCCGCAGGGATACGGCGTTGGAAGCAGCGGTGCGCTTGTTGCCGCTATTTATGATAAATATGCTACCGACAAAATCACAGTTTTAGAAAACTTAACACGCGAAAAACTATTACATTTAAAAAATGTTTTCTCTCAAATGGAAAGCTTTTTCCACGGAAAAAGTTCTGGTTTAGATCCGTTAAACAGTTATTTAAGTATCCCGATTTTAATTAATTCTAAAGATAATATTGAAGCAACCGGCATTCCAACTCAAAGTTTTGACGGGAAAGGTGCTGTCTTTTTACTAGATTCTGGAATCGTTGGCGAAACCGCTCCTATGGTTAACATTTTCATGGAAAACCTAAAAGATAAAGGTTTCCGTGCAATGCTTAAAAACCAATTTGTTAAATATACAGATGCCTGCGTAGAAAACTTTCTGCATGGAGATATGACGTCTTTGTTTACCAATACTAAAAAACTTTCTAAAGTTGTTTTAAATCACTTTAAACCAATGATTCCAGAACAGTTTCATGGAATCTGGCAGCACGGAATTGACACAAATGATTATTACTTAAAACTTTGTGGTTCTGGTGGCGGCGGTTACATTCTTGGCTTCACAGAAGATTTGGAACGTGCAAAGGCATCTTTAAAAGACTATAAATTAGAAGTCGTTTATCAGTTTTAA
- a CDS encoding diphosphomevalonate/mevalonate 3,5-bisphosphate decarboxylase family protein yields the protein MFTAADFIPNSYTSTIENGNFEWSAPSNIALVKYWGKKDNQIPANPSVSFTLNNCKTITKLGFEKRADQNSFSFDLLFEGKPKEDFKPKIQKFLERVEVYLPFLKDYHFTIDTQNTFPHSSGIASSASGMAALAMNFMSLEKLLNPEMTDEYFYQKASFLARLGSGSACRSVKGNVVVWGNQANIDGSTDLFGVEFPYSIHENFKNYQDTILLVDKGEKQVSSTVGHDLMHNHPYAERRFAQAHENLDQLIKIFENGNLDEFIKVVESEALTLHAMMMTSMPYFILMKPNTLQIINAIWKFRNETQIPVCFTLDAGANVHVLYPENVTEKVLQFIQDELVVFCQNRQYICDKIGNGAIAL from the coding sequence ATGTTTACAGCAGCTGATTTTATACCAAATTCTTATACTTCAACAATCGAAAACGGAAACTTTGAGTGGAGCGCTCCCAGCAATATTGCCTTAGTAAAATACTGGGGGAAAAAAGACAATCAAATTCCAGCAAATCCTTCGGTAAGTTTTACACTTAATAATTGTAAAACGATTACAAAATTAGGTTTTGAAAAAAGGGCCGATCAAAATAGTTTTTCATTTGATTTACTTTTTGAAGGAAAACCAAAAGAAGATTTTAAACCAAAAATTCAAAAGTTTTTAGAAAGAGTCGAAGTGTATCTGCCGTTTTTAAAAGACTATCATTTTACAATTGATACACAGAATACATTTCCTCACAGTTCTGGAATTGCTTCTTCGGCTTCAGGAATGGCTGCGCTGGCAATGAATTTTATGAGTTTGGAAAAATTATTGAATCCTGAAATGACAGATGAATACTTTTATCAAAAAGCTTCATTTTTGGCTCGTTTAGGTTCCGGAAGTGCCTGTAGAAGTGTAAAGGGAAATGTTGTGGTTTGGGGAAATCAAGCAAATATTGACGGAAGTACTGATTTATTTGGGGTTGAATTTCCATATAGTATTCATGAAAACTTCAAGAATTATCAAGATACAATTTTATTGGTTGATAAAGGCGAAAAACAAGTTTCGAGTACTGTTGGCCATGATTTAATGCACAATCATCCGTACGCCGAAAGACGTTTTGCCCAGGCGCACGAAAATTTAGATCAATTAATCAAGATTTTTGAAAACGGTAATTTAGATGAATTTATCAAAGTTGTAGAAAGTGAAGCTTTGACTTTACACGCTATGATGATGACATCGATGCCCTATTTTATTTTGATGAAACCAAATACGCTGCAAATCATAAATGCAATTTGGAAATTTAGAAATGAAACACAGATTCCAGTATGTTTTACACTTGATGCTGGTGCAAATGTGCATGTCCTTTATCCCGAAAACGTTACCGAAAAAGTATTGCAATTTATTCAAGACGAATTAGTTGTATTTTGTCAGAATCGTCAGTACATTTGCGACAAAATTGGGAACGGTGCAATTGCATTATAA
- a CDS encoding TspO/MBR family protein encodes MNKIVKIVIALIICLAVGYSASLVTRPSVESWYPTIEKPIFNPPNWIFMPVWTILYIFMAVAAGIVWDKIKEQTEEVKKALLFFIIQLILNAIWSYLFFGLKNPMLALVEIALLWLMIYETYLKFIKINKTAGYLLIPYLAWVGFAAVLNASIWWLNK; translated from the coding sequence ATGAATAAAATAGTTAAGATCGTAATCGCTTTAATCATTTGTTTAGCAGTAGGATATTCTGCCAGTTTGGTAACAAGACCAAGTGTAGAAAGCTGGTATCCGACTATTGAAAAACCAATTTTTAATCCGCCGAACTGGATTTTCATGCCGGTATGGACAATTCTTTACATTTTTATGGCGGTTGCTGCGGGAATAGTCTGGGATAAAATAAAAGAGCAGACAGAAGAAGTTAAAAAAGCACTTCTTTTCTTTATAATTCAACTTATTCTGAATGCAATTTGGTCGTATTTATTCTTCGGCTTAAAAAATCCGATGCTTGCTTTAGTTGAAATTGCACTTTTATGGCTTATGATTTACGAAACTTATTTAAAGTTTATCAAAATCAATAAAACGGCTGGTTATTTATTGATTCCGTATTTGGCCTGGGTTGGATTTGCAGCGGTTTTGAATGCTAGTATTTGGTGGTTGAATAAGTAA
- a CDS encoding HAD family hydrolase has product MKFKGIIFDLDGTLVNSLEDISDAMNTVLQGLNYPTHTYDTYQYFIGSGLRNLVSKALPASNNGEEQIEICFDCMVNEYRKVCTLKTKPYEGILELLDNLSSQNIKLAVFSNKADELTKKIAAEIFPDYFDAAVGLSTEALKKPNPFEALEISKKWNLKPEEILFVGDSDIDMQTAINANMFSVGVSWGYRTEEELKASGAKLVINTPSQLIQYCKNIGIKY; this is encoded by the coding sequence ATGAAATTTAAAGGAATTATTTTTGATTTAGACGGAACATTAGTAAACTCATTAGAAGACATTTCAGATGCCATGAATACAGTTCTTCAAGGTCTAAATTACCCAACTCATACTTACGATACGTATCAATATTTTATCGGAAGCGGTTTGCGAAATTTGGTTAGCAAAGCTCTACCAGCTTCTAATAATGGCGAAGAACAAATTGAAATTTGTTTTGACTGCATGGTTAATGAATATCGTAAAGTTTGTACGCTTAAAACAAAACCGTACGAAGGTATTTTAGAATTATTAGACAATCTATCTTCTCAAAATATCAAATTAGCAGTTTTCTCTAATAAAGCCGATGAGCTGACTAAAAAAATAGCTGCAGAAATATTTCCAGATTATTTTGATGCTGCAGTTGGTTTAAGTACTGAAGCATTAAAAAAACCAAATCCGTTTGAAGCGCTAGAAATAAGCAAAAAATGGAATTTAAAACCCGAAGAAATTCTTTTCGTAGGTGATTCTGATATTGATATGCAGACAGCAATAAATGCAAATATGTTTTCTGTTGGAGTTTCTTGGGGCTACAGAACTGAAGAAGAATTGAAAGCAAGCGGCGCCAAATTGGTTATTAATACTCCATCGCAATTAATTCAGTATTGTAAAAATATCGGAATTAAATATTAA
- a CDS encoding BaiN/RdsA family NAD(P)/FAD-dependent oxidoreductase, whose amino-acid sequence MIKNFDIIIVGGGAAGFFTAINIAEKNPKLKIAILERGKEVLSKVRVSGGGRCNVTHACFEPNELVKFYPRGEKELRGPFHQFCSGDTIEWFEKHGVELKIEEDGRMFPVSNSSQTIIDCFLKATEKLGIKVLTGQSVQSIFKKENHWKIDTQSDNFATEKLVMATGSNPKIWEMLQQHGHAVVSPVPSLFTFNIKDSRIKELPGVAAQVTVHVKDTKLESTGPLLITHWGMSGPAILKLSAWGARILHDKNYQFTIFVNWLNDVDFEDAEKTLKDLKQEHAKKAVSKKSPFDFPNRLWESLVLASGIEIETKWADLSKVQLQNLTSQLTKAEFKVNGKSTFKEEFVTAGGIDLKEINFKTMESKIHQNLYFAGEIVNIDAITGGFNFQNAWTSGFILAQNI is encoded by the coding sequence ATGATTAAAAATTTCGACATAATAATTGTTGGCGGAGGCGCTGCAGGTTTTTTTACGGCTATTAATATTGCAGAAAAGAATCCCAAACTTAAAATTGCCATTTTAGAAAGAGGAAAAGAAGTCCTTTCTAAAGTACGTGTTTCCGGGGGCGGAAGATGCAACGTAACGCACGCTTGTTTTGAACCTAACGAACTGGTTAAATTTTATCCGCGAGGCGAAAAAGAACTTCGAGGTCCCTTTCATCAATTTTGTTCGGGAGATACAATCGAATGGTTTGAAAAACATGGCGTAGAATTAAAAATCGAAGAAGACGGCAGAATGTTTCCTGTTTCTAATTCATCACAAACCATAATTGATTGTTTTTTAAAAGCAACTGAAAAATTAGGTATAAAAGTGCTGACAGGGCAAAGTGTACAGTCAATCTTTAAAAAAGAAAATCACTGGAAAATTGATACACAAAGCGATAATTTCGCGACAGAAAAATTAGTAATGGCAACAGGAAGCAACCCAAAAATATGGGAAATGCTTCAACAGCACGGACATGCAGTAGTAAGTCCCGTCCCTTCCCTATTTACTTTCAATATCAAAGATTCCCGAATTAAAGAACTACCCGGCGTTGCAGCACAAGTTACCGTACATGTAAAAGATACCAAACTAGAATCTACTGGTCCTTTGTTAATTACGCATTGGGGAATGAGCGGACCTGCAATCTTGAAACTTTCGGCTTGGGGCGCTCGCATCTTACACGATAAAAATTATCAGTTTACGATTTTCGTCAACTGGTTAAATGATGTTGATTTTGAAGATGCCGAAAAAACCTTAAAAGATCTAAAACAGGAACACGCGAAAAAAGCCGTTTCCAAAAAATCTCCTTTTGATTTTCCGAATCGTTTATGGGAAAGTCTGGTTTTGGCTTCTGGAATTGAAATAGAAACAAAATGGGCAGATTTATCTAAAGTCCAATTGCAAAATTTAACTTCTCAACTCACAAAAGCCGAATTTAAAGTAAACGGAAAAAGTACATTTAAAGAAGAATTTGTAACAGCTGGCGGCATTGATTTAAAAGAAATTAACTTTAAAACCATGGAAAGTAAAATTCATCAAAACCTTTATTTTGCCGGCGAAATTGTAAATATCGACGCTATTACGGGAGGTTTTAATTTTCAGAATGCCTGGACAAGCGGGTTTATTTTGGCTCAAAATATTTAA
- a CDS encoding glycerophosphodiester phosphodiesterase, which translates to MNILKIAHRGAKAYEPENTLKAFQKALELNSDGIELDVHLSADEQIIVIHDETIDRTTNGKGLVNTFSLSELKSFLIDGKYQIPTLNEVFDLVDKKCLINIELKGLGTPSKVVQLIEQYILEKNWNYNHFIISSFDWNMLEETSNLNPNIPIGVLTEENLDTALAFAEKIKAKAIHPDFDLLNIENVKKIQEKGFLVLPWTVNSKEDIQKVKSYNVNGIISDNPDKI; encoded by the coding sequence ATGAATATTTTAAAGATTGCACATCGCGGCGCCAAAGCCTACGAACCTGAAAATACTTTAAAAGCTTTTCAGAAAGCATTAGAATTAAATTCAGACGGGATTGAACTTGATGTTCACTTAAGCGCTGACGAACAAATCATCGTAATTCACGACGAAACAATAGACAGAACTACTAACGGAAAAGGTTTAGTAAACACTTTTTCTCTTTCTGAATTAAAATCGTTTTTGATTGATGGAAAATATCAAATTCCAACTTTAAATGAAGTTTTTGATTTGGTTGACAAAAAATGCCTGATCAATATTGAATTGAAAGGTCTAGGAACTCCAAGCAAGGTGGTGCAGTTAATTGAACAATATATTTTAGAAAAAAACTGGAATTACAACCATTTTATAATTTCAAGTTTTGATTGGAATATGCTGGAGGAAACATCAAACTTAAATCCGAATATTCCGATTGGTGTTTTAACAGAAGAAAATCTCGATACCGCTCTGGCTTTCGCCGAAAAAATTAAAGCAAAAGCCATTCATCCAGATTTTGATTTATTGAATATCGAAAATGTAAAGAAAATTCAAGAAAAAGGATTTTTAGTTTTGCCTTGGACAGTAAACTCAAAAGAAGATATTCAAAAAGTAAAAAGTTACAACGTAAACGGAATTATCTCTGATAATCCAGATAAAATATAA
- a CDS encoding alpha-amylase family glycosyl hydrolase, whose translation MNNDNTQKPPFIWEGANVYFLLTDRFYNGNPSNDINFNRTKTPGKLRGFEGGDIIGIIKKIDEGYFDELGINAIWLTPIVEQIHDGVDEGTGLSYGFHGYWAKDWTALDPNFGTKEDLANLVKKAHEKGIRILLDGVINHTGPVTEEDPMWPEDWVRTGIVCDYKSFENTTMCTLVDNLPDVRTESNQEVELPVFLIEKWKNEGRYEKEIASLDEFFKRTNYPRTPKYYIIKWLTDYILEFGIDGYRADTVKHTDEDVWVDFRKECDYAFETWKKHHPLEVLDQNPFYTIAEVYGYEISTGLDYDFGDRKVNYFENGFDCMINFEFKLDAQNDYEVIFSKYSEKLQNELKGFSVLNYISSHDDPTPFDANRIRTFEAGTKLLLSPGMSQIYYGDETGRSLVIEGTEGDATLRSFMNWDDVENNSETQRILWHWQKLGQFRRNHPAVGAGIHNMISDQPYIFSRSFSKVNYKDEVVIGLDLGTGRKELPVDSIFKDGTKLKDAFSGNETEVQNGKAIIDSEYGLVLLEQI comes from the coding sequence ATGAATAACGACAATACTCAAAAGCCACCTTTCATCTGGGAAGGAGCAAACGTTTACTTTTTACTTACCGATCGTTTTTACAACGGAAATCCTTCAAACGATATCAATTTTAACAGAACCAAAACCCCGGGAAAATTACGCGGTTTTGAAGGCGGTGACATCATCGGAATTATCAAAAAAATCGACGAAGGCTATTTTGATGAATTAGGAATAAATGCTATTTGGCTTACGCCGATTGTTGAACAAATTCATGATGGTGTTGACGAAGGAACTGGTCTTAGCTATGGCTTTCATGGTTATTGGGCAAAAGATTGGACGGCTTTAGACCCTAACTTCGGAACTAAAGAAGATTTGGCAAATCTGGTAAAAAAAGCCCACGAAAAAGGCATTAGAATTCTGCTTGACGGCGTTATCAATCATACCGGACCTGTAACTGAAGAAGATCCGATGTGGCCAGAAGACTGGGTTAGAACTGGAATTGTATGCGATTATAAATCATTTGAAAACACAACAATGTGTACTTTGGTTGATAATCTTCCAGATGTACGTACCGAAAGTAATCAGGAAGTTGAACTGCCCGTTTTCTTAATTGAAAAATGGAAAAATGAAGGCCGTTACGAAAAAGAAATCGCTTCACTAGATGAATTTTTCAAAAGAACAAATTACCCCAGAACGCCAAAATATTACATCATAAAGTGGTTAACCGATTATATTCTCGAATTCGGAATTGACGGCTACAGAGCCGATACTGTAAAACATACCGATGAAGATGTTTGGGTTGATTTTAGAAAAGAATGCGATTATGCATTTGAAACTTGGAAAAAGCATCATCCGCTTGAAGTTTTAGATCAAAATCCTTTTTATACAATTGCGGAAGTTTACGGTTATGAAATAAGCACCGGACTGGATTATGATTTTGGAGACCGAAAAGTAAACTATTTTGAAAACGGCTTTGACTGCATGATTAATTTTGAATTTAAATTGGATGCTCAAAACGATTATGAAGTTATATTTTCGAAGTATTCAGAAAAACTACAAAATGAATTAAAAGGATTCAGCGTTCTTAATTATATATCCTCACACGACGACCCTACTCCCTTTGATGCCAATAGAATCCGAACTTTTGAAGCCGGAACAAAATTATTACTTTCACCCGGAATGTCACAGATTTATTATGGTGATGAAACAGGTCGTTCTCTTGTAATTGAAGGTACAGAAGGCGATGCTACTTTACGATCTTTTATGAATTGGGATGATGTTGAGAATAATTCTGAAACTCAAAGAATACTCTGGCATTGGCAAAAACTGGGTCAATTTCGCAGAAATCATCCCGCGGTTGGGGCAGGAATACACAATATGATTTCAGATCAGCCGTATATTTTCTCCAGAAGTTTTTCTAAAGTTAATTATAAAGATGAAGTGGTAATTGGTTTAGATTTGGGAACTGGGCGAAAAGAACTTCCTGTAGATTCTATCTTTAAAGATGGCACAAAACTAAAAGATGCTTTTTCAGGAAATGAAACAGAAGTTCAAAACGGAAAAGCAATAATCGATTCTGAATACGGACTTGTTTTATTAGAACAGATTTGA
- a CDS encoding glycoside hydrolase family 13 protein, whose translation MKNLKINYHIFRLILLVLLFSASAKAQIQKVEPPFWYAGMKNSELQIMFYGKNIAQYEASVSNNVVIKNVETTENPNYLFVTIDTKDVKASELVFSFKNNNKVAFKQKYVLKERRANSADRKSYDASDMMYLIMPDRFANGNPKNDSDTSLTEKGNRAEPGGRHGGDIEGIIKNLDYISSLGATTIWSTPLCEDNDKQHSYHTYGQSDVYKIDPRYGTNDDYARLSAEMHKKNMKLVMDYVTNHWGITHWMMKDIPTKTWFNQFETFTQTHHRREVITDIHASKIDQEVCVDGWFVPSMPDLNLRNPLVAKYLTQNAIWWIEFANLDGFRVDTYNYSDKTAMAEWAKSITNEYPNFNIVGEIWMHNQANLAFWQKDSKIGAIENYNSNLPSVMDFTLQSQVTSAFNEDEPSWDNGLIKFYNNFAMDYLYPNTNNILVFAENHDTDRMNDKFKYDLPKYKLAMTLLATVRGIPQLYYGSEIGMGGDKSKGDADIRQDFPGGWAGDKNNALTAAGRTPEQAKYFDFTAKLFNWRKSNEAVHFGKMTHYIPENNTYVYFRYTDAKTVMVVFNNNAKEQVVKTNRFKESIKNFKSGKDVITGKTFDLSSEITLEPKSALVLELE comes from the coding sequence TATCATATCTTTAGATTAATACTATTGGTTTTGTTGTTTTCCGCTTCCGCGAAAGCGCAAATCCAAAAAGTAGAACCGCCTTTCTGGTATGCAGGAATGAAAAATTCGGAACTGCAAATTATGTTTTACGGAAAAAATATTGCACAATATGAAGCTTCGGTTTCAAATAATGTGGTAATTAAAAATGTAGAAACAACAGAAAACCCAAATTACCTTTTCGTAACAATTGATACAAAAGATGTAAAGGCTTCTGAATTAGTTTTCTCTTTCAAAAACAATAATAAAGTTGCCTTCAAACAAAAATATGTTCTTAAAGAAAGAAGAGCGAATTCTGCCGACAGAAAAAGTTATGATGCATCAGATATGATGTATTTAATAATGCCGGATCGTTTTGCTAACGGGAACCCTAAAAACGACAGCGATACTTCTTTAACAGAAAAAGGAAACCGCGCAGAGCCAGGCGGGCGTCACGGTGGTGATATCGAGGGAATCATTAAAAACTTAGATTACATTTCGTCTCTTGGTGCAACTACAATCTGGAGCACGCCTTTATGCGAAGACAATGACAAACAGCATTCATACCACACTTACGGTCAATCTGATGTTTATAAAATTGATCCTCGTTATGGAACGAATGATGACTACGCTCGTTTATCTGCAGAAATGCACAAAAAGAACATGAAACTAGTGATGGATTATGTTACCAATCACTGGGGAATTACACACTGGATGATGAAAGATATTCCAACCAAAACATGGTTCAATCAATTCGAGACTTTCACACAAACACACCACAGACGTGAAGTAATTACAGATATCCATGCTTCAAAAATAGATCAGGAAGTTTGTGTTGACGGCTGGTTTGTACCTTCCATGCCGGATTTGAATTTAAGAAATCCTTTGGTTGCAAAATACTTAACTCAAAACGCAATCTGGTGGATTGAGTTTGCAAATCTTGACGGTTTTAGAGTAGATACTTATAACTATTCGGATAAAACGGCAATGGCCGAATGGGCGAAATCAATCACAAACGAATATCCTAATTTCAATATTGTTGGAGAAATCTGGATGCACAATCAGGCGAATTTAGCTTTTTGGCAGAAAGACAGTAAAATTGGTGCAATTGAAAATTACAATTCGAATCTGCCAAGTGTAATGGATTTTACGCTTCAAAGTCAGGTTACTTCTGCTTTCAATGAAGACGAACCAAGCTGGGACAATGGGTTGATTAAATTCTACAACAATTTTGCGATGGATTATTTATATCCAAATACAAATAACATTTTGGTTTTTGCCGAAAATCATGATACCGACCGTATGAATGATAAGTTCAAATACGACCTTCCAAAATACAAACTTGCCATGACTTTATTGGCGACAGTTCGCGGAATTCCGCAATTGTACTATGGTTCAGAAATCGGAATGGGCGGCGACAAAAGCAAAGGCGATGCCGATATTCGTCAGGATTTTCCAGGCGGATGGGCTGGCGATAAAAACAACGCTCTGACTGCAGCAGGAAGAACGCCTGAACAAGCGAAATACTTCGATTTTACTGCAAAATTATTCAACTGGAGAAAATCAAATGAAGCGGTTCATTTCGGAAAAATGACGCATTATATTCCAGAAAATAACACCTATGTATATTTCAGATATACCGATGCTAAAACTGTTATGGTAGTTTTCAATAACAATGCAAAAGAGCAAGTTGTGAAAACAAATCGTTTCAAAGAAAGCATCAAAAACTTTAAATCAGGAAAAGATGTTATTACTGGAAAAACATTTGATTTAAGTTCAGAAATTACATTGGAACCAAAATCAGCTTTAGTTTTAGAATTGGAATAG